attaggtttttggaaaaCGCTCCGTGGGACTGCTCACGGTCTTCATCAGGGGTTGTCTTCCTGACAAGTCGGGCGGTGTTGTATACCATCTGCTTTGACCAGTCTTTGTCAACTTTGTCGTCAACAACATAGTGTTGCATCGATATTAACTTcatatactccctctgtcccgTGAAGGTATTCTGAGATTTGTCTAAAGTTGGATGTATCTATCATGTACATACATCTAAACTTTAACAAATCTTAGACAATCTTCATGGGATGGGGGAGTACAACCTATCGATACGTGTGGCGTATTCCAATCTCTTTTGTGATGGTTGTTTTAACATATGCACTGCTGCTATTTATATTGATTTATACATCTAGAATTAATTATAAAATTATTGCCTAATTATTCAATAATAGTCGCGTATGTTACACGCTAGTTTGTAACAAGCGAGGGGAAGCCCCATTCATGGTGGAGAAGGTCCACAAGCGCTCTGAAGATATTGGATGTTGGTGCAGATCCGCTACGGGTACCTCCGGCGGCAACTCCGCCACCAGGACTCGCTCCTCCGGTGGCGCGGAGCCTCGCCTGCAGGATCATAATTTTGCGGTATAACTTCTATGGCAGAGCGTGTTCCCGCTCCAGCGCGGCTTGGACGAAACCCCCTGGATCCTGACGCATATGCTCCACCATTCAGTCCGCCTGCCGCCGGTGAGAAAGCCGGGCGCGTGGAAGAGATCAACGTTTATATACGGTAAGTATCACTATTCTCATTTGgatattttgtcatttttatgcacacacaatggtattttttcgtgaaactcacacgagtaagtatcaacataatatgtacatgcaaaactttacttcacattttttttgaaaattttaaatagcattttttttgaacttttcgtaaatgggtgcgcgcgcacccaggttccattcGTCCGGGTCGGTGTTGACAACGATTATATTATGTGTGAACGTAGATACCCATCCACATTTATCTTGATACTGTTGCACAGCAACATGTCACACCACGGCGACACTTACCTACATTATGAGACAGCGACAAGTCACGCCACGACGTCGAAAGATCATCCGTCTAAATTGATTGCAATAAAATCCACGGAATACATAATGAACGGGACTAATCACAAATGTCAACGCCAAACCAATAGATCAGCAAGCAACGTACGGCCACACCAGCATCAAGCATACTTTTCCGCGATGTCAGCGAGACAGCTAGCGAGCTCAGCCGGTGTCGAGAACAACGCCAAGTGGTCTGCGCCGTCTATTTCCATCACCTTATCGACGGGGTAGTTTTCTATCATCCACCTCTGGAAACCCTCGTCAATGGCGAGGTCGTCCTTGCAGACGATGAACACCTTACGCACCGACCCGTAGCGAGCCTCGCTGTACGGCTGCTGTAGTCTCAGGTCGTCCAGGAACATCGAACTCACTCTCATCAGTGATCTTCCGAGCGTTAGGTCCTGCCATGAGAATTGGTACAAGGAACGTCTCATTTGTGGTAGTATAAGAACTCTATAAAAGTGCATCACAGAATTTCCAAAACTCTCTTTTTGGTGAATAATCTCAGTGTACAGATTAGGAGGAACATCTGATCGATTCTTATATGCTATGTTCTAGTCAACTGATGCTCAAATAGGTGTATAGATAACAAAGCAACGGGTACCTCCGGCGAGCACAGCTGATACAATTTTGCTCGTGTGACCAGCGGACCGAACAGCATGGAAATAGGCAGCTTGCCGTCAGGATCTTGAGGCTTGAACTCCGTGTCCATCCAGTCCTCGGCCGTCCTCCCCTCCACGAACTTTTTAGAGAGAAAAAAATAGATCAATCAATCATTCAGTAATCACAAGTACTTCCTCTGTCTATAAAAAATATCAGAGGTTTGTGTAAGTTTAAATTTATCTACACAATAAATAGTGACATCCTTTTACGAACAAAGGAAGTACAAAAAGTAGACAGTTTGGGATATGATCAAGCTGGTGTTGTTACGGACCGTGAAGATACTTGTTCCTGCGTCCGAATTTATACTCCCAGACAAGAAAAGGACAAGCAAACTGGGTAGTATCGGAATACTGCTACTGCTAGACAGATCATGGACATGGAGAACCTCTACAGATatgtttttcgaaatgggggagaaCACCTCCATCGAAAAAATGCAGATATCATAATGTCACGCTGTATGTACCTTTTCAAGCACGTACGACGGCGGCGAGCTGTGGTCCGGCATGAAGGCGGTGACGAACACCGCGGCGGCGACCTTCTCCGGGAACAGCTCGGAGGCCAGGGCGATGCTCATGCCGCCGAGACTGTGGCCGACGAGCACGACCTTCTCCTCGGCAGGGAGGGACTCCAGGAGGTCCAGCAGCGGCTTGCTGTAGTCGCGGAACGTCGGCACCTCGCGCAGCGGCCTGGGGTCGATGCCCGACGCCGCGAGGTCAGGCGTGCTGACGCGGTGCCCGGCTGACCTGAGCCGCGTGGCCACCTTGTACCAGGACCAGCCGCCGTGGCATGCGCCGTGCACCAGGACGATGTGCTTGCTGCATGCAGCTTTGCCCGCGGGAGCCTCCATGTGGCTCTGTAGTTTTTGTGTGCTTTAAAATGCGGAATAGATTGGTTTGGTTGCACACCATGTTCGGCTGGCTCTCTCCTCTTTCATTACATAGACAAGGATACAACATAGATTACAATACAAGTTACCTATACGTATACTAGACAAACACGTACTCTATCATCCTGCTTCAATTTTAACCGTTGACAAAAGATTGATACTGTGTCTACACTGCTCATACAACAGCAACAGCAATGAAAGAGGCTTGGTGAAGATCTGCAACTTGATTTTTAGAGAAGATGAACCGAATCTCTGGATTTGATGTCTAGGTGACGGATTTACTTATGTCTGTAGCGATCAGCCGGTTCATCACGTGGCGCGTTGCCGTCCATGTCCCGCGCGTAGGCCCACCTCTCCCTTCACGTAGTACCTGTTTCCTCGTCAACGCAGCAGATGGGTGTAGCCCCACCTCACCAGCACAGCCTGCACCTGCACGTT
This region of Lolium perenne isolate Kyuss_39 chromosome 2, Kyuss_2.0, whole genome shotgun sequence genomic DNA includes:
- the LOC127335008 gene encoding salicylic acid-binding protein 2 yields the protein MEAPAGKAACSKHIVLVHGACHGGWSWYKVATRLRSAGHRVSTPDLAASGIDPRPLREVPTFRDYSKPLLDLLESLPAEEKVVLVGHSLGGMSIALASELFPEKVAAAVFVTAFMPDHSSPPSYVLEKFVEGRTAEDWMDTEFKPQDPDGKLPISMLFGPLVTRAKLYQLCSPEDLTLGRSLMRVSSMFLDDLRLQQPYSEARYGSVRKVFIVCKDDLAIDEGFQRWMIENYPVDKVMEIDGADHLALFSTPAELASCLADIAEKYA